The Manihot esculenta cultivar AM560-2 chromosome 17, M.esculenta_v8, whole genome shotgun sequence genome contains the following window.
AACGTTGAACTTTCTAACGTTAACCTCCAGTACACCGGATCTAAGGGTCCTGCAAAATCtatttgtacaaatgttaagCCTAAGATTATAGGAAAGTTGATTCCGAGAGGATGTTAATGCACTCACTTGTTGATTCTTAATTTAAACGGAGAATGTTTCTCATTTGTCTGACGCACAGTATAGTAATTTTACAAGACTATCATtacactttttaaatttaaatgaacatAGTCAGATATGATTTCAATTTAGCTCTatccaaaatagaaaatcaatttaaaaaatttacctattaaacaatgtgcttcattttacttaaacaaatataaaagctCACCAATTACTGAATATatcaattgatattaaaatatatattaaaagaaaatcaattgaTATTAAATACTATATAAATACTTCTTTAAGTCCTCTATTTCTATTTGAAAAGTTAATCAACATATAAAACTTGGAATGcaagatgaaataataaaagatatattattgaATGAACTTAGTAATTTAATAgtgtcaaaattcaaaattaaaacgcGCTGTAAATTATGTTGCGGTGTTAAAATTCAACTATATCAAAGTTCAAGATGATACTTTTTAATTGAAACgctataatttgaaattaataaatttgatataatgGAATTTATTTTCCTGTAGTCATGGGCTTAgcattataattcaaaattcattttccttttcaattaaaataatgctgttcaaaaatatatatcaggTTGTTCTAAATATTTATCTTTTCGCTTTTCTAGCATAATTTATTTTCCTAATAAACCATTTATCCGTGATCGGCTATGTAACTGTGCTGattcttttttcaattatttattcatttattcaagaagtatttatttgtttcgggaaaaaggagaaatatatatacatatatcccGTTGTGAAGAGATGAAGTCTCATATTAAGATGTTCGGAGATTAttattgtgaatttctttctttcttttccttttctttttttttcttttttatatttgcgttccattataaataaataattaaaatcgaaGCTGAGCATATTTTCGACGCTAAAATCAAGTACACGTAAAATAATACGATGCGCCTTCAGGTACCAAAGGAGAAAAGACGGAATAACGGCCTGttagttctttttttctttttctgttttcctcTTTTCATGTTGCACTGTACTTGTCAAAATTTTGTCCTACATGCACGCGTAAGGAAATGAATTGCGGGTGCAGTCTCCAGGCTCGTTTCGCGTCCAATACGTCCAGAATATTGTGGGAGAACGAAGAGGTTATTGCATAAGTTATAAAGGGTTCCAATATAAAAGAATATGTTAGAGAGAAATGCGGAAGTTGTAGTTTTTAGTTGCAGGTTAGCATACAtaggccttttttttttaagctcaaaacatttaacgcaaaacaaaaaggaaaaacagaaaacGGGATGTATGAAAATGCTACAGCCTGTAATAAACCTTGAGTAAATTAAACGAGCCGCCTGAAATATAAAAGGCCTTACAGAGGAGGAGAAATGCACAAACATTTAGAAATCAATATAGGCTGTAGATATCGAAGGAGAGGAAGCGCCTTGAAAAGAGAGATATGGGTTCCAACGTACATGTGTGCGCAGCATATTTGGTGTTATTGTTCGCCTTTACCAGCGGAGCTCAGcccaatacctttgatgtcacaaAATATGGTGCGAAGGAGGGGTTGGATATCACTAAGGTATGAAAGTAAACTCGGTTCTCGATATCGAGACGGTATTTCCTAGATTATTACTGTCAGGTCTTTCATTGCCGTTTTCATTTTTAGGCTTTACTGAGTACGTGGAAGGGGGCTTGTGGAGCAGCGGGTTCCGGCAAAGTCGTGATACCAAAAGGGAAGTACTCATTAGGCGTGGTGGATTTGCTAGGCCCTTGCAAGGGTGCCATGCATCTTTGAGTGGAAGGAACGTTGGTGGCGCCAGCAAAAGCTAGCCAGCACCGCAAGAATAGCTGGGTTACATTGAGATACCTGGACCGATTAATGGTATCCGGTGGTGGGGCCTTCGACGGACAAGGAGAAATTGCTTGGCAGCGGAATAGCTGTGGCGGCGGATGCAAGAAAGCACTTCCAGTTGTAAGAAAATCCGAACGCTACTTTACTAACGGTCATTCATAGGCCCGTTCATGGCAGTAATACTAACTACGTTTTCTCTGCGTAACTGTTCTATCAAAACTGTATCAGAACCTAAGGTTTGACTTCGTCACCAACAGCATAGTCGAGGACGTGACATCCATAGATAGCAAGCAGTTCCACATCAATCTCCTCGGCAGCAAAAACCTTACCTTCCAGCGATTTTCGGTGAAAGCGTCGGGGCATAGTCCCAACACGGATGGAATTCACATTGGACggtcggaggagatcaacaTTATTGATTCAAACACTATGACCGGTGATGATTGCATCTCCATTGGCCGGGGGAGCAGGCAAGTACGAATCACAAATGTAAGGTGCGGACACGGGCATGGCATTAGTATTGGAAGTTTAGGAAAGTACGAGAAGGAAGAACCTGTGTCTGGAATTTATGTGAAGAATTGCACAATATACGACACCGACAATGGCGTGAGAATTAAGACTTGGCCCGCATTGCATGGTGGCAGTGTGTCGAATATCCAGTTCGAGGATATCGTCATGCAAAATGTCAGCAATCCCatcattatagatcaaatgtacTGCCCGCATAACGAATGCAATCGCAAGgtaacttttcaatttttattttttcacaacaagaaggagaatttatatatatgggTGTGTTACAATTATGCTAAAATATTGCGACTTTTTGCAGATGCCatcaaaagttaaaataagCGACGTCATCTTCAAGAATATTCGAGGATCGTCAAAAACGCCCACAGCCGTTCAATTGACATGCAGCAGCAGCGTACCATGCAAGAACGTTGAACTTTCTAACGTTAACCTCCAGTACACCGGATCTAAGGGTCCTGCAAAATCtatttgtacaaatgttaagCCTAAGATTATAGGAAATTTGATTCCGAGAGGATGTTAATGCACTCACTTGTTGATTCTTAATTTAAACGGAGAATGTTTCTCATTTGTCTGACGCACAGTATAGTAATTTTACAAGACTATCATtacactttttaaatttaaatgaacatAGTCAGATATGATTTCAATTTAGCTCTatccaaaatagaaaatcaatttaaaaaatttacctattaaacaatgtgcttcattttacttaaacaaatataaaagctCACCAATTACTGAATATATCAATtgatattaaaagatatattaaaagaaaatcaattgaTATTAAATACTATATAAATACTTCTTTAAGTCCTCTATTTCTATTTGAAAAGTTAATCAACATATAAAACTTGGAATGcaagatgaaataataaaagatatattattgaATGAACTTAGTAATTTAATAgtgtcaaaattcaaaattaaaacgcGCTGTAAATTATGTTGCGGTGTTAAAATTCAACTATATCAAAGTTCAAGATGATACTTTTTAATTGAAACgctataatttgaaattaataaatttgatataatgGAATTTATTTTCCTGTAGTCATGGGCTTAgcattataattcaaaattcattttccttttcaattaaaataatgctgttcaaaaatatatatcaggTTGTTCTAAATATTTATCCTTTCGCTTTTCTAGCATAATTTATTTTCCTAATAAACCATTTATCCGTGATCGGCTATGTAACTGTGCTGAttcttttttcaattctttattcatttattcaagaagtatttatttgtttcgggaaaaaggagaaatatatatacatatatcccGTTGTGAAGAGATGAAGTCTCATATTAAGATGTTCGAAGATTAttattgtgaatttctttctttcttttccttttctttttttttcttttttatatttgcattccattataaataaataattaaaatcgaaGCTGAGCATATTTTCGACGCTAAAATCAAGTACACGTAAAATAATACGATGCGCCTTCAGGTACCAAAGGAGAAAAGACGGAATAACGGCCTGTTaagtcttttttttctttttctgttttcctcTTTTCATGTTGCACTGTACTTGTCAAAATTTTGTCCTACATGCACGCGTGAGGAAATGAATTGCGGGTGCGGTCTCCGGGCTCGTTTCGCGTCCAATACGTCCAGAATATTGTGGGAGAACGAAGAGGTTGTTGCATAAGTTATAAAGGGTtcaaatataaaagaatatgtTAGAGAGAAATGCGGAAGTTGTAGTTTTTAGTTGCAGGTTAGCGTACGTAGGCCTTGttttttttaagctcaaaacatttaacgaaaaacaaaaaggaaaaacaaaaaacGGGATGTATGAAAATGCTACAGCCTGTAATAAACCTTGAGTAAATTAAACGAGCCACCTGAAATATAAAAGGCCTTACAGAGGAGGAGAAATGCACAAACATTTAGAAATCAATATAGGCTGTAGATATCGAAGGAGAGGAAGCGCCTTGAAAAGAGAGATATGGGTTCCAAGGTACATGTGTGCGCAGCATATTTGGTGTTACTGTTCGCCTTTACCAGCGGAGCTCAGcccaatacctttgatgtcacaaAATATGGTGCGAAGGAGGGGTCGGATATCACTAAGGTATGAAAGTAAACTCGGTTCTCGATATCGCGACGGTATTTCCTAGATTATTGCTGTCAGGTCTTTCATTGCCGTTTTCGTTTTTAGGCTTTACTGAGTGCGTGGAAGGGGGCTTGTGGAGCAGCGGGTTCCGGCAAAGTCGTGATACCAAAAGGGAAGTACTCATTAGGCGTGGTGGATTTGCTAGGCCCTTGCAAGGGTGCCATGCATCTTCAAGTGGAAGGAACGTTGGCGGCGCCAGCAAAAGCTAGCCAGCACCGCAAGAATAGCTGGGTTACATTGAGATACCTGGACCGATTAACGGTATCCGGTGGTGGGGCCTTCGACGGACAAGGAGAAATTGCTTGGCACCGGAAGAGCTGTGGCGGCGGATGCAAGACAGTACTTCCAGTTGTAAGAAAATCCAAACGCTACTTTACTAACGGTCATTCATAGGCCCGTTCATGGCAATAATACTAACTACGTTTTCTCTGCGTAACTGTTCTATCAAAACTGTATCAGAACCTAAGGTTTGACTTCGTCACCAACAGCATAGTCGAGGACGTGACATCCATAGATAGCAAGCAGTTCCACGTCAATCTCCTCGGCAGCAAAAACCTTACCTTCCAGCGATTTTCAGTGAAAGCGCCGGGGCATAGTCCCAACACGGATGGAATTCACATTGGACggtcggaggagatcaacaTTATTGATTCAAACATTATGACCGGTGATGATTGCATCTCCATTGGCCGGGGGAGCAGGCAAGTACGAATCACAAACGTAAGGTGCGGACACGGGCATGGCATTAGTATTGGAAGTTTAGGAAAGTACGAGAAGGAAGAACCTGTGTCTGGAATTTATGTGAAGAATTGCACAATATACGACACCGACAATGGCGTGAGAATTAAGACTTGGCCCGCATTGCATGGTGGCAGTGTGTCGAATATCCAGTTCGAGGATATCGTCATGCAAAACGTCAGCAATCCCatcattatagatcaaatgtacTGCCCGCATAACGAATGCAATCGCAAGgtaacttttcaatttttattttttcacaacaagaaggagaatttatatatatgggTGTGTTACAATTATGCTAAAATATTGCGACTTTTTGCAGATGCCatcaaaagttaaaataagCGACGTCATCTTCAAGAATATTCGAGGATCGTCAAGAACGCCCACAGCCGTTCAATTGACATGCAGCAGCAGCGTACCATGCAAGAACGTTGAACTTTCTAACGTTAACCTCCAGTACACCGGATCTAAGGGTCCTGCAAAATCtatttgtacaaatgttaagCCTAAGATTATAGGAAAGTTTATTCCGAGAGGATGTTAATGCACTCACTTGTTGATTCTTAATTTAAACGGAGAATGTTTCTCATTTGTCTGACGCACAGTATAGTAATTTTACAAGACTATCATtacact
Protein-coding sequences here:
- the LOC122722220 gene encoding exopolygalacturonase-like; the protein is MVSGGGAFDGQGEIAWQRNSCGGGCKKALPVNLRFDFVTNSIVEDVTSIDSKQFHINLLGSKNLTFQRFSVKASGHSPNTDGIHIGRSEEINIIDSNTMTGDDCISIGRGSRQVRITNVRCGHGHGISIGSLGKYEKEEPVSGIYVKNCTIYDTDNGVRIKTWPALHGGSVSNIQFEDIVMQNVSNPIIIDQMYCPHNECNRKMPSKVKISDVIFKNIRGSSKTPTAVQLTCSSSVPCKNVELSNVNLQYTGSKGPAKSICTNVKPKIIGNLIPRGC